The following DNA comes from Mesoplodon densirostris isolate mMesDen1 chromosome 9, mMesDen1 primary haplotype, whole genome shotgun sequence.
aataacaaatgtaggcaaggatgtggagaaaagggaacccttatacactgttgggggaatgtagattggtgcagccactgtggaaaacagtatggaggtttctcaaaaaactaaaaacagaactaccatatgatccaccaattccactcctgggtatatatcccccCAAAAccccactaattcaaaaagatgcatgcaccccaatgctcatagcagcattatttacaattgaaaagacatggaagctacctaagtgtccatcgacagatgaatggataaagaacaggtACTATATGtgtacaatggactactactcagccatagacaAGGAACAAACTTTTGCCTTTTGCAACaagatggatggacttggagggcaatatgctaagtgaaataagtcagagaacaacaaatactgcacgatatcactcatatgtggaatctaaaaaatacaacaaactagtgaatataacaaaaaagaagcagactcaaagatacagagaacaaactattgGTTATCAGTAGGGATGAGGGAGGGGCACTACAGGGATGGAGGAGTGGGAGGCACAAACTTTGGATGTAAGacaagctacaaggatgtattgtacaacatggggaatatagccagtatttggtaataactataaattgaatgtaacctttaaaaattgtataaaaaataaaatgtattggcatttaaaaaatcttctattaaaaagaacaacatttgaaaaatcactaAAGGAAACAGATGAATTTCCATGTCATCGTAGAGAACAGGAACACAAAGATGCTACACAGTGTGTTCCCCCAACTTGCCTGGGCCCTCACTACTTAGAAGGCTGACTGCTCCCTCTTCAAACTCAGAGTGAAGGATCAGCCTCCTTTCCTGTCCCACAGGAGAAGCTGCTGGACATGGGCCTGGAAGGAGCCTGGCTGCTGCTCTGGCTCAGGCTCCCTCTTCCTCATCTCTCACAGCTTCTGCAGACAGGGATGGGAAGGACCTGGGATCCAAGCTATTGACCCTGAGCAGATACTCCAGAACCTGCCACTTGCTGGTCTTTGTGTGGACCCGGGGAACCCACAGGAACTTGTAGCGGGCGGGGTCGCTGTGGGGCACCTGCCGGTACTCCAGGTAGCCCTCCTGCACCCACACTTTGGTGAGGAGCTCCCTGGGCTCCCCATAGATGCAGTGCTACCTCCTGGCACACACACCCATCTTGCTAAGTGCTCCCCAGACCTCCTCCGCAGGGGCAACAAAGTCGTCCTCCAGGAGGATCAGGCCCAGGAGCAACACCAGGAGGCCGGTCTTGGGCATGCTCTGCCCGTCACTCAGCATCCCATCATAAGTGAGGCCCAGGTTGGGGACGAGGACATAGGAGTGATTGCTGGGGTCCACTTCCTTCACGGCGAGGCCAAAGACCAGCTGCATGCACTCGGAGGCTCAGCTGAAGACCACGGGGAAGTGTCCTGGTAATCTTTGAGGATAGTCAACGTTTCTGCCTTTGTGGTAGGCTCCTTTGTGCGATATTTGAGGAGCAGGAACCCTACCAGGTCAGCCACCTTCACATGTAGTGCATCTTGGAGCAACGACTCGGCATCTTCCTGGTCATGCCAGGTGCTCGGCCCTTCCTCATCTTGGGTGCTGAGGCCGTTGTCTTCAGATTGGCTCCATGGAGTGGTGGCCAGGGCAGTGGGCGAGGGGCTCTGGGGGGGACTGGGTTCCCCAGCAtcagccacctcctccagggTGCCCAGGAACaggacagattaacaagaggGGGAGGAGGACGAGGGGGATGCGGcctcctccccctcagccccGAACAGCTGCGCCTCCACTGGGTCCTGAAGGTCTGCCTCAGGCTTGTGGAGCTCACTCATCTCGACCAGGGGCATGATGACTGGGGTCTGGCCACTGACAGGAGTGTGGGCAGGGGTGACAGGGACCACGGACAGGTTTTCTTTTGAGGGGTGCCCTCGGGCCTCACAGGGGCGGTCCTCCTGGGTGGCCTGTCCCCTGCCAACCTCACCTTGACTCCTGGCACTGCCTGGGCGTCCTCTGCTCTGTGATCTGAGGACATGTGCCTCAGACCTGGGCCTTCACCTTCCCGTTCCTGGAGCCCCTGCGGAGTCCAGCCCCCGCCTGTCTCCTGACTTTCTCTGACTCTGTGGATGACTCCAGAGTCCCGCTCAGAAGGGTCTGAAGAGCTCGTCTCAGCAGTGCAGCCAGGAACTGTGCAGGGACTGTCCCAGGCACTCTGTGCGAATGCCACGTGGGTTTCCTGGTGCTCCCGGAAGCCCCAGGAAGATGAGGGAGAAAGTTCTAGACGTCTCTTTACAGAGAAAGTGGTTGGATCAGAAGAACATGTGAGGAGGTGCTTTGCTACTGTAGCAGCAGTAGCGGTGAGCCAGAAATGTTTAATGATAATATATTAGTTTGTTAATTTAAAACTTGGTGCTAATAATTTTATACTTGTTTAGTCTTACCAAAACTATATGAAGTGTTCTGCTATCGAGTTAGCAACATGTAAATCATTGTGAGGTATAATAAGTTAATATTTGTATGTTTCAGCTCAGTACTTAACAGACTGCTTTGCTCAAAATAGGTGTTACACTAAACTTGAATGGATGATTAATTTTTGTATTACTGAACCAAAACCTATGTTTGTAATATGGAAAAAATTTTTGAGATAATAAAACTGGAACTTGTTTTATAGAAAGGATATTCAGAGCATCTTTGGATAGCAGCTGGCagctttggggtgtgtgtgtctgggaaAGCCATAAATCTCAGCCTATTGTGTAGAGAACACAGAATTGTAAGCCCAAACTGAACATTTCAGTGGCAGAAGGGATAGATGAGAAAAAATTGCTTAAAGCTCTTACTCTTTCCTGATGGTATTATTTCTACCTAGAAATTCCTCTTATAATTCTGAACACAGCAAGAAGTAAAACATACTTTTAAACGCTTCCTTTAACatggctttttttcttcatgagaaaTAAATCACTGGGCACAtccatatttgaaaataattgtgATATTTATTTTAGATACCTTATATGTTCATATAAAGTTGGGGACATGTTAGTAAGAAATAGACTATCCAAATCATGTACCCAGAACTCTTATAGTCCTTAAAAAGAGCAATTACAATTATTGataattaaacatttaatattCAGTTAGCAGTTAAGTTTTAGGTCGTCTTTGTGAtccaaagatatatatatatctcccatCTTAGAAATGTTTTCCCAACTTCAGTTTTCCCAGGTTGAATAAAACTCTCTACTATcatgtatttaattaaaaataacataattcTAGACTCTTCTCTCACCGTACAGCCCAATTTAATACATTCCACCACCTAAGTAACTCTCGAATTAATTCACTTCTATCTATGTTCATTGTCAGAATCCTCAACTAGGCTGCAGTCACCACAGCCAtattccctctgctcctcctctcCATTCTCCAAACAGCAGCCAGGATATGTCCTTTTTAA
Coding sequences within:
- the LOC132495768 gene encoding LOW QUALITY PROTEIN: melanoma-associated antigen 8-like (The sequence of the model RefSeq protein was modified relative to this genomic sequence to represent the inferred CDS: inserted 1 base in 1 codon; substituted 2 bases at 2 genomic stop codons), translated to FLGTLEEVADAGEPSPPQSPSPTALATTPWSQSEDNGLSTQDEEGPSTWHDQEDAESLLQDALHVKVADLVGFLLLKYRTKEPTTKAETLTILKDYQXHFPVVFSXASECMQLVFGLAVKEVDPSNHSYVLVPNLGLTYDGMLSDGQSMPKTGLLVLLLGLILLEDDFVAPAEEVWGALSKMGVCARRXHCIYGEPRELLTKVWVQEGYLEYRQVPHSDPARYKFLWVPRVHTKTSKWQVLEYLLRVNSLDPRSFPSLSAEAVRDEEEGA